Proteins found in one Litorihabitans aurantiacus genomic segment:
- a CDS encoding IclR family transcriptional regulator, giving the protein MTRAGRAARSGGSHAHGDLRWWRCGTGAILAGRVTGPALARTSGGWNTIPKSSRGGHVQLIERTLGLMGAVSAPPQGRTLTELATQLSLPMPTAHRLLKDLLETRWVRKNDRGEFFPGQRLLQLASDVASQAELVDLVESHLADLGTEFDETAFVATMVNDNAVCVAASPSSRALHVAVPVGRSLPLHASAGARALLAFRPPAQVLDLLADHAFRRYTDDTPGSVEEVVSHLAEVRERGYDICENELDVNVWAVSAPVTAGDGVVAASLTVAAPRERLRSASARRSVIASVLRHAAEIGATLPVSAPRVPAPALTPTAG; this is encoded by the coding sequence GTGACGCGCGCGGGACGAGCGGCGCGGTCGGGTGGTTCTCATGCGCACGGCGACCTCCGGTGGTGGCGTTGCGGGACCGGTGCGATCCTAGCCGGGCGGGTGACGGGCCCCGCTCTTGCCAGGACTTCCGGTGGATGGAATACTATTCCGAAATCGAGTCGTGGAGGGCACGTGCAGCTGATCGAACGGACCTTGGGCCTGATGGGTGCCGTGAGCGCACCGCCGCAGGGTCGGACGCTGACTGAGCTGGCGACCCAGCTATCGCTCCCGATGCCTACCGCTCACCGGTTGCTGAAGGACCTCCTCGAGACGCGCTGGGTGCGCAAGAACGACCGCGGCGAGTTCTTCCCCGGCCAGCGCCTGCTCCAGCTCGCCTCCGACGTCGCGAGCCAGGCCGAGCTGGTCGACCTCGTCGAGTCCCACCTCGCGGACCTGGGGACCGAGTTCGACGAGACGGCGTTCGTGGCCACCATGGTGAATGACAACGCCGTCTGCGTGGCCGCGTCCCCCAGCTCCCGCGCGCTGCACGTCGCCGTGCCGGTCGGTCGCAGCCTGCCGCTGCACGCCTCCGCCGGCGCGCGGGCCCTGCTCGCCTTCCGGCCGCCGGCGCAGGTGCTCGACCTCCTGGCCGACCACGCGTTCCGCCGCTACACCGACGACACCCCCGGGAGCGTCGAGGAGGTCGTGTCCCACCTCGCCGAGGTGCGCGAGCGCGGGTACGACATCTGCGAGAACGAGCTGGACGTCAACGTGTGGGCCGTCTCGGCACCCGTCACGGCGGGCGACGGCGTCGTCGCCGCCAGCCTGACCGTGGCCGCTCCTCGCGAGCGTCTCCGCAGCGCCTCGGCGCGCCGGTCCGTCATCGCCTCGGTGCTCCGGCACGCGGCCGAGATCGGCGCCACGCTCCCCGTCTCGGCCCCCCGCGTGCCGGCCCCCGCCCTCACCCCGACCGCGGGATGA